The genomic interval tggccatgctgctgctgctgctcgtgGCCATCCCGCTGCTGGTGCACGGCTCCAGGGCGGCCGCGCACTACGAGATGCTGGGCAGCTGCCGCATGGTCTGCGACCCGTACCCCGAGccgcccgccgcctccgccgctcCGTTCCTGCCGGGAGCCAAGGGCGAGCCGGGCCGCAAGGGCCGCTCCGGGCTCCGCgggccgccggggccgccgggcCCGCGGGGACCCCCGGGAGAACCGGGCCGGCCGGGTCCGCCGggcccgccgggcccggggccgggcgggtACATCCCGTCCTTCTACAGCCCCAAAATCGCTTTTTACGCCGGCTTGAGGAAACCGCACGAGGGTTACGAGGTGCTGCGCTTCGACGACGTGGTGACCAACGTGGGCAACTACTACGAGCCCTCGAGTGGCAAATTCACCTGCCCGCTGCCCGGCATTTATTTCTTCACCTACCACGTCCTGATGCGCGGCGGGGACGGCACCAGCATGTGGGCCGACCTGATGAAGAACGGGCAGGTAACGGGAGCCCGCGGGACCCCCGAGCCGCCACAGCGCTCTGCAGTCCGGCTTTGCAGTCCGGCTTTGCAGCCCGCCGGGTTTTAGTCCCGGTTTGCAGCCCCCGGTTTTTAGCCCCGGTTTGCAGTCCCGGTTTTTAGCCCCGGTTTTTAGCCCCCCGGGTTTTAGCCCCGGGTTTTAGCCCCGGTTTTCAGCCCCCGGTTTTCAGCCCCCGGTTTTTAGCCCCGGTTTGCAGCCCCCCGGGTTTTAGCCCCGGCTTGCAGCCCCGGTTTTTAGCCCCGGCTTTTAGCCCCGGTTTGCAGCCCCTCCGGGTTTTTAGCTCCGGTTTtcagccccccgagcccccagcCCGGTTTGCAGCCCCGGTTTTCAGTCCCCCGGGTTTTTAAGCCCCGGT from Lonchura striata isolate bLonStr1 unplaced genomic scaffold, bLonStr1.mat Scaffold_253, whole genome shotgun sequence carries:
- the LOC110483342 gene encoding complement C1q-like protein 4; this translates as MLLLLLVAIPLLVHGSRAAAHYEMLGSCRMVCDPYPEPPAASAAPFLPGAKGEPGRKGRSGLRGPPGPPGPRGPPGEPGRPGPPGPPGPGPGGYIPSFYSPKIAFYAGLRKPHEGYEVLRFDDVVTNVGNYYEPSSGKFTCPLPGIYFFTYHVLMRGGDGTSMWADLMKNGQVRASAIAQDADQNYDYASNSAILHLDVGDEVCVRLDGGKVHGGNTNKYSTFSGFIVYPD